AACCGAGGCCGATCACCGCAACTCGCGTGGTCATGTCAGGCAGCACCTTCCGTCAGGGCGACGATGTTGTTCAGTGAGCGCTCGATCGCGTACGGGGTCGCCTCCAGGCCCTCGAACTCGAGGCTCACCGGTACGTCCGGCTTGGCCGAGATCAGCTTGATCAGCCCGGGCAGGTCCACGTCGCCGTGGCCCGCGACCGTACCGAGCAGGTAGTCGCCGGCGAGCGTCTTCAGCCAGCCGTCACCGGCCGAGCGGCGGATGTGGAAGTCCTTGATCCCGATCGAGGCGGAGACGTCGATCAGGGTGGCCGCGGTCTTGCCCGGCACCTCACCGACGCAGAGGCCGTTGCCGAGGTCGAGGGTGACCCGGAAGTTCGGCCGGTCGACGGCGTGCACCAGGCGCGCCAGCCGCTCGCCGCCGTTCATGTAGAAGCCGTGGTTCTCGATCGTGGACACGATGCCGAGCCCGGCGGCGTGGTCCGCGACCGCGCGGCAGCCCTCGACCACCTTCGCGAAGGTGGTCTCGAACTCCCCCGGGTCCTGTTCGCGCCAGGCCCACGGCGCGACGTCGTGCCGGAAGATCCGCGCCCCGAACGCGTGCGCGACGTCCAGCTGGCGGCGCAGCCGGTCGATCTCGGCGCCGTCGGCGGTCCGCAGGTCACCGCTGACCAGGTAGTTCACGATCGGCACGCCGATCTCGTCCGAGTGCTTGGCCGCGGCGCTGACCACGTCGGGGTTCTGTACGTAGTACTCGCCGTCCATCGCGGCGACCTCGATGTGCCCGGCGGGCGACTTCGCGACCCAGTCCAGCACCCCGATCAGATCCATCTCGCCGTCCTGCATCAACTGCCGGAAGCAGTACGAGCTGACTCCTAGCTTCACTTGGTGGTCCTCTCCACATTCGTGATGCGGTGCCACGGACTGGGATAGTCGTGGACGCCGTAGATACCTGAGCTGTACCGGTCGAACGCCGTGCCGACCGCCCCGAGCACCACCGCTTCCCGGCCGAGGGCCGAGGCGACGAACGGCGGGTGTTCGGGGAAGACCAACTGTTTGCGCACCGCCGCCGCGAGTGGGCGGAGCAGTGCGTCGCTGTACTGCGTGGGGCCGCAGCGGACGACCACGACCTCGGGATCGACGACCAGCAGCACCGTGGTGACCCGCCCGGCGATCTGGTCGCAGAAGTCCTCGAGCTCGGCCTGGGCATCCGCGTCACCGGCGGCCGCCGCCTTCAGTACCGCGGCGCCCGTCGAGTGTGACGACCACACCAGCTGACCGCGCTGCGCGTTCCGGGTCCAGCGCATACCCCGCTGCCCGCCGAGCTCGCCGGCAAGCCGATGCCGTCCCTGCCGGATGACGCCGTTCAGCACGATCGACACCGACAGCCGGTGACCGATCTGGAGATAGACGACATCGGAGTACCCGCGCCCGGCGCCGCCGCGCTGCTCGGCCAGCGCCGCGAGTTTGATGTCGTTGTCCACCGCCACCGGGCGATCGAGCTCCGCCGACAGCACCTCCGCGACCGGGACA
The genomic region above belongs to Kribbella solani and contains:
- a CDS encoding sugar phosphate isomerase/epimerase family protein, whose protein sequence is MKLGVSSYCFRQLMQDGEMDLIGVLDWVAKSPAGHIEVAAMDGEYYVQNPDVVSAAAKHSDEIGVPIVNYLVSGDLRTADGAEIDRLRRQLDVAHAFGARIFRHDVAPWAWREQDPGEFETTFAKVVEGCRAVADHAAGLGIVSTIENHGFYMNGGERLARLVHAVDRPNFRVTLDLGNGLCVGEVPGKTAATLIDVSASIGIKDFHIRRSAGDGWLKTLAGDYLLGTVAGHGDVDLPGLIKLISAKPDVPVSLEFEGLEATPYAIERSLNNIVALTEGAA
- a CDS encoding ROK family transcriptional regulator, with amino-acid sequence MDTVRGAAQAERSANQVACLRSLADADTARTVGALSADTGLSRPTVHAVLDDLVDLGLVESTSPAIAGPGRPAKAFRFARESGLVAGVDLGPRGARAVICDLSGQRVGYTELASEGAVDLALLQRTLYAAADESSLDPKLIRAVGVGLPGVVEADGSLRVSLALPDLVGVPVAEVLSAELDRPVAVDNDIKLAALAEQRGGAGRGYSDVVYLQIGHRLSVSIVLNGVIRQGRHRLAGELGGQRGMRWTRNAQRGQLVWSSHSTGAAVLKAAAAGDADAQAELEDFCDQIAGRVTTVLLVVDPEVVVVRCGPTQYSDALLRPLAAAVRKQLVFPEHPPFVASALGREAVVLGAVGTAFDRYSSGIYGVHDYPSPWHRITNVERTTK